In Nonomuraea muscovyensis, one genomic interval encodes:
- the hppD gene encoding 4-hydroxyphenylpyruvate dioxygenase, with protein MSDVFPVNGMDAVVFAVGNAKQAAHYYSTAFGMRLVAYRGPENGSRDEVAYVLTSGGARFEFRASIRPGTPLARHVAEHGDGVIDLALDVPDVEAAYEHAVAQGARGLAAPYTLEDEHGKVVLAAIATYGETRHTLVDRSNYGGGYLPGYAPAEPLVPAPAVRNGRLFQAVDHCVGNVELGKMDEWVEFYRKVMGFTNMAEFIGDDIATEYSALMSKVVADGTRKVKFPLNEPAVSRRKSQIDEYLEFYGGPGVQHIALATNDILTTVDHMRAAGVEFLDTPDSYYDDPELRSRIGQVRAPIEELKKRKILVDRDEDGYLLQIFTKPVQDRPTVFFELIERHGSLGFGKGNFKALFEAIEREQERRGNL; from the coding sequence ATGAGTGATGTCTTTCCGGTTAACGGCATGGACGCCGTGGTGTTCGCCGTGGGCAACGCCAAGCAGGCTGCGCACTACTATTCGACGGCCTTCGGCATGCGGCTGGTGGCCTACCGCGGGCCGGAGAACGGCAGCCGCGACGAGGTCGCCTACGTCCTCACCTCCGGCGGCGCCCGGTTCGAGTTCCGGGCCTCGATCAGGCCGGGCACCCCGCTGGCCCGGCACGTGGCCGAACACGGCGACGGGGTCATCGACCTCGCCCTCGACGTGCCCGACGTGGAGGCCGCCTACGAGCATGCCGTGGCGCAGGGCGCGCGGGGGCTGGCGGCGCCGTACACGCTGGAGGACGAGCACGGCAAGGTGGTGCTCGCGGCGATCGCCACCTACGGCGAGACGCGGCACACCCTCGTCGACAGGTCCAACTACGGCGGCGGCTACCTGCCCGGCTACGCGCCGGCCGAGCCGCTGGTGCCGGCGCCGGCGGTCAGGAACGGGCGGCTCTTCCAGGCCGTGGACCACTGCGTGGGCAACGTCGAACTGGGCAAGATGGACGAGTGGGTGGAGTTCTACCGCAAGGTGATGGGCTTCACGAACATGGCGGAGTTCATCGGCGACGACATCGCCACCGAGTACTCGGCGCTGATGTCGAAGGTCGTGGCCGACGGCACGCGCAAGGTCAAGTTCCCGCTGAACGAGCCGGCGGTCAGCCGCAGGAAGTCGCAGATCGACGAGTACCTCGAGTTCTACGGCGGCCCCGGCGTGCAGCACATCGCGCTGGCCACCAACGACATCCTGACCACGGTGGACCACATGCGCGCGGCCGGGGTCGAGTTCCTGGACACGCCGGACTCCTACTACGACGACCCGGAGCTGCGGTCGCGCATCGGCCAGGTGCGGGCGCCGATCGAGGAGCTGAAGAAGCGCAAGATCCTGGTGGACCGGGACGAGGACGGCTACCTGTTGCAGATCTTCACCAAGCCCGTGCAGGACCGGCCCACGGTGTTCTTCGAGCTGATCGAGCGGCACGGGTCGCTCGGGTTCGGCAAGGGCAACTTCAAGGCGCTGTTCGAGGCCATCGAGCGCGAGCAGGAGCGCCGGGGCAACCTGTAG
- a CDS encoding M1 family metallopeptidase, whose protein sequence is MRSIRHAVAPVVAILTLLGCSPTDGAVAPTSPAPAGSVGAPGIGDRDFPLDGNGGYDVTHYGLALGYTPATKRLDGVTTIRARALQRLSRFNLDLSGLQVSEVSVDGTRATYSRQGDELTVVPAAVLASGARFTVRVAYGGEPRPITDSGNLGTYGFIPTPDGAFVTAEPNGAKTWFPANDHPADKAAFDFEITVPRGLTALANGELTGEPTTADGRTTFRWRESHPMATYLATATLGKFTLRRGETAGGVPNVAAVDPAYHGSLTKLYTVSGEVTDHWSKVFGRYPFSSTGGVVDDFSAGYALETQTKPMYGGFAPDESIIAHELAHQWFGNSVSIRRWQDLWLNEGFATYAEWLWSEHRGRTTADAHFAALRARPASDAFWTYPPGRARPDDLFNDAVYKRGAMTLHALREEIGDQTFFALLREWVERHKYGNATTEQFVTLAEQRSGRQLDALFDAWLFQPERPA, encoded by the coding sequence ATGAGGTCCATCCGTCACGCGGTCGCACCGGTGGTCGCGATCCTCACCCTGCTGGGGTGCTCGCCCACCGACGGGGCCGTCGCGCCCACCTCGCCGGCCCCGGCCGGCTCCGTGGGGGCCCCGGGCATCGGTGACCGCGACTTCCCGCTCGACGGCAACGGCGGTTACGACGTCACCCACTACGGCCTCGCGCTCGGCTACACCCCGGCCACCAAACGGCTCGACGGCGTCACCACCATCCGGGCCAGGGCCCTGCAGCGGCTGTCGCGCTTCAACCTCGACCTGTCGGGGCTCCAGGTCAGCGAGGTGTCGGTCGACGGCACACGGGCGACCTACTCCCGCCAGGGCGACGAGCTGACCGTGGTCCCCGCCGCCGTGCTCGCCTCCGGCGCCCGGTTCACCGTCAGGGTGGCCTACGGCGGAGAGCCGCGGCCGATCACCGACTCGGGCAACCTGGGCACCTACGGCTTCATCCCGACGCCCGACGGCGCCTTCGTGACCGCCGAGCCCAACGGCGCCAAGACCTGGTTCCCCGCCAACGACCACCCGGCCGACAAGGCCGCGTTCGACTTCGAGATCACCGTGCCGCGCGGGCTGACCGCGCTGGCCAACGGCGAGCTGACCGGCGAGCCGACGACCGCCGACGGCAGGACGACGTTCCGGTGGCGTGAGAGCCACCCTATGGCGACCTATCTCGCCACCGCCACGCTCGGCAAGTTCACCCTGCGCCGGGGCGAGACCGCCGGCGGAGTGCCCAACGTCGCGGCGGTCGACCCGGCCTATCACGGCTCCCTGACCAAGCTCTACACGGTGTCCGGCGAGGTCACCGACCACTGGAGCAAGGTCTTCGGCCGCTACCCGTTCTCCTCCACCGGCGGCGTGGTCGACGACTTCTCGGCCGGCTACGCCCTGGAGACCCAGACCAAGCCGATGTACGGCGGCTTCGCGCCCGACGAGAGCATCATCGCCCACGAGCTCGCCCACCAGTGGTTCGGCAACAGCGTCAGCATCCGGCGCTGGCAGGACCTGTGGCTCAACGAGGGCTTCGCCACCTACGCCGAGTGGCTGTGGTCGGAGCATCGGGGGCGCACCACGGCCGACGCCCACTTCGCCGCCCTGCGCGCCCGCCCGGCGTCCGACGCCTTCTGGACCTACCCGCCGGGGCGGGCGCGGCCGGACGACCTGTTCAACGACGCCGTCTACAAGCGGGGGGCCATGACCCTGCACGCCCTGCGCGAGGAGATCGGCGACCAGACGTTCTTCGCGCTGCTGCGCGAGTGGGTGGAGCGGCACAAGTACGGCAACGCCACCACCGAGCAGTTCGTCACCCTGGCCGAGCAGCGCTCGGGCAGGCAGCTCGACGCCCTCTTCGACGCCTGGCTCTTCCAGCCCGAGCGCCCGGCCTGA
- a CDS encoding DUF4307 domain-containing protein produces MATRDVENGPVLGTPDDYPDRPTRGGRLVVHVVIGLLVAIIAGGWGYVMWSMTGSGTGVTAQVVSFTVAPDHAEVVFVVEKPDDRAAVCRVRALDVSQGEVGTRDVRIAAGEGSKRFKERLATSAEAASVHIQYCNLV; encoded by the coding sequence ATGGCCACCAGAGATGTCGAGAACGGGCCCGTTCTCGGCACACCCGACGACTACCCGGACCGTCCCACGAGAGGCGGCCGTCTCGTCGTCCATGTCGTGATCGGCCTGCTGGTGGCCATCATCGCGGGAGGCTGGGGCTACGTCATGTGGTCGATGACCGGCTCCGGCACGGGAGTCACGGCCCAGGTGGTGTCGTTCACCGTCGCGCCGGACCACGCGGAGGTCGTCTTCGTGGTCGAGAAGCCCGACGACCGCGCCGCCGTCTGCCGGGTCAGGGCCCTGGACGTGTCACAGGGAGAAGTCGGCACCAGGGACGTAAGAATCGCGGCCGGCGAGGGTAGTAAGAGGTTCAAGGAACGCCTGGCCACCAGCGCCGAGGCGGCTTCTGTCCACATCCAGTACTGCAATCTCGTATAA
- the mca gene encoding mycothiol conjugate amidase Mca: MSAPLRLMAVHAHPDDESSKGAATMARYVREGVEVLVCTLTGGERGSVLNPKMDRPEIVANIAEVRRAEMDRAREILGIQQRFMGFVDSGLPESEEEELPEGCFALQKLEVATAPLVAAVREFRPHVIITYDDDGGYPHPDHIMTNRVSVEAFEAAGDPDRYPGTGDPWQPLKLYYQMGFTKERFEALHEAMTARGMGSPYSDWIARWEDRPAKWPVTTRVPCGDYFELRDQALLAHATQVDPDGFWFVCPRELQQEIWPTEDYHLARSLVDTELPEDDLFTGIHADEVSPACH; the protein is encoded by the coding sequence GTGAGTGCACCGCTGAGGCTGATGGCAGTCCACGCACACCCCGACGACGAGTCGAGCAAGGGCGCCGCCACCATGGCGCGCTACGTTCGCGAAGGGGTGGAGGTGCTGGTTTGTACGCTCACGGGTGGTGAGCGGGGCTCCGTACTCAACCCCAAGATGGACCGGCCCGAGATCGTCGCCAACATCGCCGAGGTGCGCCGGGCCGAGATGGACCGGGCGCGCGAGATCCTCGGGATCCAGCAGCGGTTCATGGGCTTCGTCGACTCCGGCCTGCCCGAGAGCGAGGAGGAGGAGCTGCCCGAGGGCTGCTTCGCCCTGCAGAAGCTGGAGGTGGCCACGGCTCCGCTGGTGGCCGCCGTGCGCGAGTTCAGGCCGCACGTGATCATCACCTACGACGACGACGGCGGCTACCCGCACCCCGACCACATCATGACCAACAGGGTCTCGGTGGAGGCGTTCGAGGCGGCCGGCGACCCCGACCGCTACCCCGGCACCGGCGACCCGTGGCAGCCGCTGAAGCTCTACTACCAGATGGGCTTCACCAAGGAGCGCTTCGAGGCCCTGCACGAGGCGATGACCGCGCGCGGCATGGGCTCCCCCTACTCCGACTGGATCGCCCGCTGGGAGGACCGCCCCGCCAAGTGGCCGGTGACCACGCGGGTGCCGTGCGGCGACTACTTCGAGCTGCGCGACCAGGCCCTGCTGGCCCACGCCACCCAGGTCGACCCCGACGGCTTCTGGTTCGTGTGCCCGCGCGAGCTGCAGCAGGAGATCTGGCCGACGGAGGACTACCACCTGGCCCGCTCGCTCGTCGACACCGAGCTTCCGGAGGACGACCTGTTCACCGGCATCCACGCCGACGAGGTCTCCCCCGCCTGCCACTGA
- a CDS encoding Lrp/AsnC family transcriptional regulator, whose product MTIDDLDARLIALLAAEPRLGVLECSRRLGVARGTAQARLDRLVARGVITGFGPDVSPEALGYGVTAFVTLEIRQVAGHDPVSDGLARIPEVLEAHTITGGSDLLCRVVARSNADLQRVIDQIVDVRGVLRTSSLIALDTPVPYRVLPLVADVPRRAPR is encoded by the coding sequence ATGACGATCGACGACCTGGACGCCCGTCTCATCGCGCTGCTGGCGGCCGAACCCCGGCTGGGCGTCCTGGAGTGCTCGCGCCGTCTGGGCGTCGCCCGCGGCACCGCGCAGGCGCGGCTCGACCGCCTGGTCGCCCGAGGGGTGATCACCGGGTTCGGCCCCGACGTCTCGCCCGAGGCGCTCGGCTACGGCGTGACCGCGTTCGTCACGCTGGAGATCAGGCAGGTGGCGGGCCACGACCCCGTGTCCGACGGGCTGGCGCGCATCCCCGAGGTGCTGGAGGCGCACACGATCACCGGCGGCAGCGACCTGCTCTGCCGGGTGGTGGCGCGCAGCAACGCGGACCTGCAACGGGTGATCGACCAGATCGTGGACGTCCGGGGCGTGCTCAGGACGTCGTCCCTCATCGCCCTCGACACCCCCGTTCCCTACCGTGTGCTGCCCTTGGTCGCTGATGTCCCGCGACGTGCCCCGCGCTAG
- a CDS encoding GNAT family N-acetyltransferase: protein MAIEVVDNPERSRFEVHVDGELVGLADYRLRGATIVFTHTEVSAGFEGQGLAGKLVGHALDASRDTGLRVVPLCSYVASYIERHPEYQDLLEAAPAE, encoded by the coding sequence ATGGCGATCGAGGTGGTCGACAACCCCGAGCGGAGCCGCTTCGAGGTGCACGTGGACGGCGAGCTCGTCGGGTTGGCCGACTACCGGCTCCGGGGCGCGACGATCGTCTTCACCCACACCGAGGTGTCGGCCGGCTTCGAGGGGCAGGGGCTGGCCGGCAAGCTGGTCGGGCACGCCCTCGACGCCAGCCGCGACACCGGGCTGCGGGTCGTCCCGCTCTGCTCGTACGTCGCCTCCTACATCGAGCGCCACCCCGAATACCAGGACCTGCTCGAAGCCGCGCCCGCCGAGTAG
- a CDS encoding RNA polymerase sigma factor: protein MRRKQAEIATDPVAFEAFYRRHVDEITRFLARRVDDPHMVADLVAEVFVAVLDSAHTYRAGLGSEIAWLYGVARNTLSAERRRAFRESRLADRLNGRRLLDSDDLVRLEERIDAESHARRAFEAMAELPEGERAVIELVALDQLTVAEAAQALGIRQGTARVRLHRARRALRAVPFVMGGTTR, encoded by the coding sequence GTGCGTCGTAAACAGGCGGAGATCGCCACCGATCCCGTGGCGTTCGAGGCCTTCTACCGGCGGCACGTCGACGAGATCACCCGCTTCCTGGCCCGCCGGGTCGACGATCCGCACATGGTCGCCGACCTGGTGGCGGAGGTGTTCGTCGCGGTGCTCGACTCGGCCCACACCTACCGGGCCGGGCTGGGCAGCGAGATCGCGTGGCTGTACGGCGTGGCACGGAACACGCTGTCGGCCGAGCGGCGGCGGGCGTTCAGGGAGTCGCGGCTGGCCGACCGGCTGAACGGCCGGCGGCTGCTCGACTCCGACGACCTCGTCCGGCTGGAGGAGCGGATCGACGCGGAGAGCCACGCCAGGCGGGCCTTCGAGGCCATGGCCGAGTTGCCGGAGGGAGAGCGGGCCGTGATCGAGCTGGTCGCCCTCGACCAGCTGACGGTCGCGGAGGCCGCGCAGGCCCTCGGCATCCGGCAGGGGACCGCCAGGGTCAGGCTCCACCGCGCCCGCCGCGCGCTGCGGGCCGTGCCCTTCGTCATGGGAGGAACGACACGATGA
- a CDS encoding thioredoxin domain-containing protein, whose protein sequence is MNRLGSETSPYLLQHADNPVDWWPWGEEAMREARRRDVPLLISVGYSACHWCHVMAHESFEDHETAKLMNEHFVNVKVDREERPDVDAVYMSATQAMTHQGGWPMTVFATPEGHPFYCGTYFPRPSFQRLLGAVHQAWTGDREAVLKQGAKLVEALNTQTALPSGPLPTAETLDQAMRNLRETFDPVHGGFGGAPKFPPSMVLEFLLRSGEREMGGKTLDAMARGGIYDQLGGGFARYSVDAAWVVPHFEKMLYDNALLLRVYTHWWKAGGGPLARRVALETADWLLREMRTPEGGFASALDADSEGEEGRFYIWTPDELREVLGEQDGDWASVVFDVTGTFEHGTSVLRLLEDPPAMERLTSVRARLLAARERRVRPGRDDKVVASWNGLAIAALAEAGVVFERPDLVDAATACAVLLDDVHVRGGRLARTSRDGRPGPSAGVLEDYANVAEGMIALYGVTGDPRWFRLAGSLLDSVLDRFADGVGGFYDTADDAEPLFQRPQDPTDNATPSGQYAAAGALLAYAALTGSARHLEAAHAALGPVSVLAPGHARFAGWGLAVVRVALDGPVEVAVVGPPDDPRTRALHREALLADVPGLVVALGRGESGAGAAGRPGGLMPGPDGTLDWQGAALDEPALLEGRGLVGGAPAAYVCRGFTCRMPVTTPEELRAELAHR, encoded by the coding sequence ATGAACAGGCTCGGTAGTGAGACTTCTCCCTACCTCCTCCAACACGCCGACAACCCGGTCGATTGGTGGCCCTGGGGAGAGGAGGCGATGCGGGAAGCGAGACGGCGGGACGTGCCGCTGCTGATCAGCGTGGGCTACTCAGCCTGCCACTGGTGCCATGTCATGGCACACGAGAGCTTCGAGGACCACGAGACCGCGAAGCTGATGAACGAGCACTTCGTCAACGTCAAGGTGGACCGCGAGGAGCGGCCCGACGTGGACGCCGTCTACATGAGCGCCACCCAGGCCATGACGCATCAGGGCGGCTGGCCGATGACGGTGTTCGCCACGCCGGAGGGTCACCCGTTCTACTGCGGCACCTACTTCCCGCGGCCGAGCTTCCAGCGGCTGCTGGGGGCCGTGCACCAGGCGTGGACCGGTGACCGCGAGGCGGTGCTCAAGCAGGGCGCCAAGCTGGTCGAGGCGCTCAACACGCAGACCGCGCTGCCGAGCGGCCCGCTGCCCACCGCCGAGACGCTCGACCAGGCCATGCGCAACCTGCGCGAGACGTTCGACCCGGTGCACGGCGGCTTCGGCGGCGCGCCGAAGTTCCCGCCGTCGATGGTGCTGGAGTTCCTGCTGCGCTCGGGCGAGCGGGAGATGGGCGGCAAGACGCTCGACGCGATGGCCCGCGGCGGGATCTACGACCAGCTCGGCGGCGGGTTCGCCCGCTACAGCGTCGACGCGGCCTGGGTCGTGCCGCACTTCGAGAAGATGCTCTACGACAACGCGCTGCTGCTGCGGGTCTACACGCACTGGTGGAAGGCCGGCGGCGGCCCCCTGGCCCGCCGGGTGGCGCTGGAGACGGCTGACTGGCTGCTGCGCGAGATGCGCACCCCGGAGGGCGGCTTCGCCTCGGCGCTCGACGCCGACAGCGAGGGCGAGGAGGGCAGGTTCTACATCTGGACGCCCGACGAGCTGCGCGAGGTGCTGGGCGAGCAGGACGGCGACTGGGCGAGCGTCGTGTTCGACGTGACGGGCACGTTCGAGCACGGCACGTCGGTGCTGCGACTGCTGGAGGACCCGCCCGCCATGGAGCGGCTGACGTCCGTACGGGCCCGGCTGCTCGCCGCGCGGGAGCGGCGCGTCCGGCCGGGACGTGACGACAAGGTGGTGGCCTCGTGGAACGGCCTGGCCATCGCGGCGCTGGCCGAGGCCGGGGTGGTGTTCGAGCGGCCCGACCTGGTCGACGCGGCCACGGCGTGCGCCGTGCTGCTCGACGACGTGCACGTGCGGGGCGGCAGGCTGGCGCGCACCTCGCGCGACGGGCGGCCGGGCCCGAGCGCCGGGGTGCTGGAGGACTACGCCAACGTGGCCGAGGGCATGATCGCGCTCTACGGCGTGACCGGCGACCCGCGCTGGTTCCGGCTGGCCGGGTCGCTGCTGGACTCGGTGCTCGACCGGTTCGCCGACGGGGTGGGCGGGTTCTACGACACGGCCGACGACGCCGAGCCGCTGTTCCAGCGGCCGCAGGACCCCACGGACAACGCCACGCCGTCCGGTCAGTACGCCGCCGCCGGCGCGCTGCTGGCCTACGCCGCGTTGACCGGCTCGGCGCGGCACCTGGAGGCGGCGCACGCGGCGCTGGGCCCGGTGTCGGTGCTGGCGCCGGGGCACGCGCGCTTCGCCGGGTGGGGGCTGGCCGTCGTGCGGGTGGCGCTCGACGGGCCGGTGGAGGTGGCTGTGGTGGGTCCGCCGGACGACCCGCGCACCCGCGCGCTGCACCGTGAGGCGCTGCTCGCCGACGTGCCCGGCCTCGTCGTGGCCCTCGGCCGGGGCGAGTCCGGCGCGGGCGCGGCGGGCCGGCCCGGCGGGCTCATGCCGGGGCCCGACGGGACACTCGACTGGCAGGGCGCCGCCCTGGACGAGCCGGCGCTGCTGGAGGGCCGGGGGCTGGTGGGCGGCGCACCCGCCGCGTACGTGTGCCGGGGCTTCACCTGCCGGATGCCGGTCACGACACCCGAGGAGCTGAGGGCCGAGCTAGCCCATCGGTGA
- a CDS encoding transglycosylase domain-containing protein, whose product MRKRRLLRRLGIAVGVGVILGAALFGIAWAMTPIPDSTQKQATAQGSVIYYRDGKSVLARQGVDRRNVALAKVPRHVRDAVIAAENRSFYEDAGVSVTGTGRALWSTITGQQLQGGSTITQQLVRNYYSGLSQERTLTRKFKEIMIAIKVDQSRTKDWVLEQYLNTIYFGRGANGVQAAAQAYFGANVEDLTVAQGAYLAAVIQQPSRFADPKGADLTAAQARWRAVVEAMGQTGALNAEQVAAQKFPKLAKAKKPFVLKGQAQYMLDQVTAELNRRGYSDEDISSGGLRVVTTFDKKLMKAAGNAVKSVLPKATPKKVRTGLAAVDPATGEVVAFYGGDPERSDYDNAFSAKVPAGSTFKPYTLAAALNDGYTLSTRVNGNSPMRVASDPKHPIPNDNGRSYGPVNLVQATTNSVNTAFVDLGQKVGLDKVAATAEKAGIPREQLRQHQSFATFPLGVASVSAVQNASGFSTLANGGVHMEAHVVKSVTDASGDKDVIKPAATEVVGKQAAADAVYAMEQVVQHGTGTAARLYDRPVAGKTGTTDDSESVWFNGFTPQLAVAVNMFRDDNKTVTVPGYGVQFGGQLPAQIWRAFMTEAMQGKPVEKFPEPSDRGWGDYSSPDPFDDDVPEWEPTRRPDDWQTDVPDEPGPSFTEAPPTREPDDQGGVPDETVAPPTQDPAVPSDGPDRSDPPGQQETQPSPMG is encoded by the coding sequence ATGCGGAAACGGAGGCTGCTTCGGCGGCTGGGGATCGCGGTGGGCGTGGGCGTCATCCTGGGCGCCGCCCTGTTCGGCATCGCCTGGGCGATGACCCCCATCCCCGACAGCACCCAGAAGCAGGCGACCGCGCAGGGCTCGGTCATCTACTACCGCGACGGCAAGAGCGTGCTCGCCCGCCAGGGCGTCGACCGCCGCAACGTCGCGCTGGCCAAGGTTCCCCGGCACGTGCGCGACGCCGTGATCGCGGCGGAGAACCGCTCCTTCTACGAGGACGCCGGCGTCTCCGTCACAGGCACCGGCCGCGCCCTGTGGTCCACGATCACCGGCCAGCAGCTCCAGGGCGGCTCCACCATCACCCAGCAGCTCGTCCGCAACTACTACAGCGGCCTGAGCCAGGAGCGCACCCTCACCCGCAAGTTCAAAGAGATCATGATCGCGATCAAGGTCGACCAGTCCAGGACCAAGGACTGGGTGCTGGAGCAGTACCTGAACACGATCTACTTCGGTCGCGGCGCCAACGGCGTCCAGGCGGCCGCCCAGGCCTACTTCGGCGCGAACGTCGAGGACCTGACCGTCGCCCAGGGCGCCTACCTCGCGGCCGTGATCCAGCAGCCGAGCCGCTTCGCCGACCCCAAGGGCGCCGACCTGACCGCCGCCCAGGCCCGCTGGCGGGCCGTCGTCGAGGCGATGGGCCAGACCGGGGCGCTGAACGCCGAGCAGGTGGCCGCACAGAAGTTCCCGAAGCTCGCCAAGGCCAAGAAGCCGTTCGTGCTCAAGGGCCAGGCCCAGTACATGCTCGACCAGGTCACCGCCGAGCTCAACCGGCGCGGCTACAGCGACGAGGACATCAGCAGCGGCGGCCTGCGCGTCGTCACCACCTTCGACAAGAAGCTCATGAAGGCCGCCGGGAACGCGGTCAAGAGCGTGCTGCCCAAGGCGACGCCGAAGAAGGTGCGCACCGGCCTGGCCGCCGTCGATCCCGCCACGGGCGAGGTCGTCGCCTTCTACGGGGGCGACCCGGAGCGCTCCGACTACGACAACGCCTTCTCCGCCAAGGTGCCGGCCGGCTCGACGTTCAAGCCGTACACGCTGGCCGCCGCGCTGAACGACGGCTACACGCTGTCCACCCGCGTCAACGGCAACTCACCGATGCGCGTGGCCTCCGACCCCAAGCACCCCATCCCGAACGACAACGGCCGCTCGTACGGCCCGGTCAACCTGGTGCAGGCCACCACCAACTCCGTCAACACGGCCTTCGTGGACCTCGGCCAGAAGGTCGGCCTCGACAAGGTCGCGGCCACCGCCGAGAAGGCCGGCATCCCCAGGGAGCAACTCCGGCAGCACCAGTCGTTCGCCACCTTCCCGCTCGGCGTGGCGTCGGTGAGCGCCGTGCAGAACGCCTCCGGCTTCTCCACCCTCGCCAACGGCGGCGTCCACATGGAGGCGCACGTCGTCAAGTCGGTCACCGACGCGAGCGGCGACAAGGACGTGATCAAGCCCGCCGCCACCGAGGTGGTCGGCAAGCAGGCCGCCGCCGACGCCGTCTACGCGATGGAGCAGGTCGTCCAGCACGGCACCGGCACCGCCGCCCGGCTCTACGACCGCCCGGTCGCCGGGAAGACGGGCACCACGGACGACTCCGAGTCGGTGTGGTTCAACGGCTTCACCCCGCAGCTCGCCGTCGCCGTGAACATGTTCCGCGACGACAACAAGACGGTCACCGTCCCCGGGTACGGCGTGCAGTTCGGCGGTCAGCTCCCGGCCCAGATCTGGCGGGCGTTCATGACCGAGGCCATGCAGGGCAAGCCCGTCGAGAAGTTCCCGGAGCCGTCCGACCGCGGCTGGGGCGACTACTCCTCGCCCGACCCGTTCGACGACGACGTCCCCGAGTGGGAGCCCACGCGCCGGCCGGACGACTGGCAGACCGACGTCCCGGACGAGCCGGGCCCGTCGTTCACCGAGGCGCCGCCGACGCGGGAGCCCGACGACCAGGGCGGTGTGCCCGACGAGACGGTCGCGCCGCCCACGCAGGACCCGGCCGTGCCGAGCGACGGCCCCGACCGCTCCGACCCGCCCGGCCAGCAGGAAACCCAACCGTCACCGATGGGCTAG
- the greA gene encoding transcription elongation factor GreA has translation MADSRDENVTWLTQEAYDRLRAEYEYLSGPGRVDIAKKIEAAREEGDLKENGGYHAAKDEQGKMEARIFHLRQIIDSAKVGEAPKTEGVVGPGMTVTIRFVGDDDEVTFLLASREESGAPIDVYSPKSPLGAAINGKKIGEKATYSMPNGRQNTVEILEAVPYIGN, from the coding sequence GTGGCCGACTCTCGCGATGAGAACGTCACATGGCTGACGCAGGAGGCGTACGACCGTCTGAGGGCGGAGTACGAGTACCTCTCGGGCCCAGGGCGCGTCGACATCGCCAAGAAGATCGAGGCCGCCCGTGAGGAGGGGGACCTCAAGGAGAACGGCGGCTACCACGCGGCCAAGGACGAGCAGGGCAAGATGGAGGCTCGGATCTTCCATCTGCGCCAGATCATCGACAGCGCGAAGGTGGGCGAGGCCCCCAAGACGGAGGGCGTCGTCGGTCCCGGCATGACCGTGACGATCCGGTTCGTCGGTGACGACGACGAGGTGACCTTCCTGCTCGCCTCCCGCGAGGAGAGCGGAGCCCCGATCGACGTCTACTCGCCCAAGTCCCCGCTCGGGGCGGCGATCAACGGCAAGAAGATCGGCGAGAAGGCGACCTACAGCATGCCCAACGGCCGTCAGAACACGGTCGAGATCCTCGAGGCCGTGCCGTACATCGGCAACTGA